Part of the Bryobacteraceae bacterium genome is shown below.
CGTGGAGCGGCACAAGTCGCGCCGTGATACCAAGTACTCGATGGAAGCCAACCTTCTCTCGCCGCCGCGGTAAGATCCCAACGTGTCCGGCGCTGAGATAGCTACGATCGATATCGACGGGCTTTCGATCCGATACCGCAGCGCAGGCCGTGGCGATTCCGTGCTGCTTCTTCACGGATGGGGCGGGTCGCTCGAGAGCATGGATCCGATCTTCAACGCGCTGGCTCCCCACTTCGCGGTTACTTCGATCGACTTCCCCGGCCACGGCCGGTCGACGCTTCCGCCGCGTCCGTGGGGCGTTTCCGATTTCCTTGACGTAACGCTGAAGTTCATGGACCGGCGATCGCTGGCGCGCCCGCATGTGGTGTCGCATTCCTTCGGCGGGCGCGTCACCATCAAGCTCGCGGCGCAGCATCCCGAACGCGCGGGCAAACTACTCTTCACGGCGGGCGCGGGAGTGAAGCCGCCGCTGACGCTGCAGCAAAAGCTGAAGAAGACGGCAGCGCGGTTCAAGTTTCTCGCACCGGCGTCGATGCGGGACCGGGCGTCGGCCTACCTGGGCTCATCGGATTACGCCAACGCGGGGGAACTTCGGCCGACGCTGCGCAACGTGGTGGACGAGGATCTGACGCCGCACCTGGCCGGCATTCAATCGCCGTGCCTTTTGATCTGGGGCGACCAGGACCACGAGACCCCCGTCTACTGCGGTGAGACGATGCATCGTCTCATCCCGCACAACGAGTACATCGTTTTCCCGGGGGCCGGCCACTTCCCGTATCTCGATCAGCTCCACAAATTCAACATGCTCGCGTTGAAGTTCCTGCGCGACCATTGAAAACGATGACGCCTACCTTCACAGTCTTTGTTCCGGGCATCGTTGCGCTGCTGCTGTCGTGGATTGTCGCGTGCCGCCGCGCCACCGCGGCCCTGCACATGTGGCAGATGGACAGCTACATCAACTCACGGTATGTGCAATGGCTGTTTGCGAAGCCGTTCGAGCGGTTCTTCGACATCAAGTCGGTTGGTG
Proteins encoded:
- a CDS encoding alpha/beta hydrolase, which translates into the protein MSGAEIATIDIDGLSIRYRSAGRGDSVLLLHGWGGSLESMDPIFNALAPHFAVTSIDFPGHGRSTLPPRPWGVSDFLDVTLKFMDRRSLARPHVVSHSFGGRVTIKLAAQHPERAGKLLFTAGAGVKPPLTLQQKLKKTAARFKFLAPASMRDRASAYLGSSDYANAGELRPTLRNVVDEDLTPHLAGIQSPCLLIWGDQDHETPVYCGETMHRLIPHNEYIVFPGAGHFPYLDQLHKFNMLALKFLRDH